Proteins from a genomic interval of Terriglobia bacterium:
- a CDS encoding ABC transporter ATP-binding protein, whose translation MNFAVETFQVEKSFAKKRQLGELLRHPFRRAERVEALRGVDLHVQKGEIFGLLGPNGAGKTTLLKILSCLVLPDRGRAVVGGEDVRHEGKVKPKIGLVHTDERSFYWRLSGRENLDFFSRLYDVPRRRTKSRIDELLARVDMVEAADRRFADYSSGMKQRLAIARALLHDPPILFMDEPTRSLDPSSAMTLRVFIRDELKKRDGKTVLLATHNLREAETLCDRVAILVKGKVLEIGTVDEVRHWGVDERRFRLELASWPQELAGPFRVVADEPLNGIRRVTLALAPDARLDDVLRLVLAGGGVIHACDRIEPDLEEAFSRILEQQAGGEGA comes from the coding sequence GTGAACTTCGCCGTCGAGACCTTCCAGGTCGAGAAGTCCTTCGCCAAGAAGCGACAGCTCGGCGAGCTGCTCCGTCACCCGTTCCGCCGGGCGGAGCGGGTGGAGGCGCTTCGCGGCGTGGACCTTCACGTCCAGAAGGGGGAGATCTTCGGGCTCCTCGGGCCGAACGGCGCGGGCAAGACGACCCTTCTCAAGATCCTGTCCTGCCTGGTGCTCCCCGATCGCGGCCGGGCCGTGGTCGGCGGAGAGGACGTTCGCCACGAGGGGAAGGTCAAGCCGAAGATCGGCCTCGTCCACACCGACGAGAGGTCGTTCTACTGGAGACTCTCCGGCCGGGAGAACCTGGACTTCTTCTCGCGGCTCTACGACGTCCCCAGGCGGCGCACCAAGTCCCGCATCGACGAGCTCCTGGCCCGGGTGGACATGGTGGAGGCGGCGGACCGGCGATTCGCCGACTACTCCTCCGGGATGAAGCAGCGCCTCGCGATCGCCCGCGCGCTGCTCCACGACCCTCCGATCCTCTTCATGGACGAGCCGACGCGGAGCCTCGACCCCTCGTCCGCGATGACGCTCAGGGTCTTCATCCGCGACGAGCTGAAGAAGCGGGACGGAAAGACGGTGCTCCTCGCGACCCACAACCTGCGCGAGGCGGAGACGCTCTGCGACCGGGTGGCGATCCTGGTCAAGGGCAAGGTCCTGGAGATCGGCACCGTGGACGAGGTCCGGCACTGGGGGGTGGACGAGCGGCGCTTCCGCCTCGAGTTGGCCTCGTGGCCCCAGGAGCTTGCCGGACCCTTCCGCGTCGTGGCCGACGAGCCGCTCAACGGCATCCGCCGCGTGACCCTCGCCCTCGCGCCGGACGCGCGGCTCGACGACGTGCTGCGACTCGTGCTGGCGGGCGGCGGCGTGATCCACGCGTGCGACCGGATCGAGCCGGACCTCGAGGAGGCGTTCTCCCGCATCCTCGAGCAACAGGCGGGAGGGGAGGGGGCGTGA
- a CDS encoding ABC transporter permease, translating to MIRGLRKLLAFLKRDFQSEVSYRVAFLLQVGGMLFSVAAFYFVAKMMNPKTEGLNGIEPFPWILVGLAFQYYFSTALYSFSAKIRSEQMLGTLEAMLVSPTPTSIVIFSEAAWDFAYGAIRVAIYLLFATLVFGVKLHTTSLGTLAVGIFLTLLSSAGLGILSASFILYFKRGDPINFFLSALTTFFGNVFFPSKLLPGSIQWVSGFLPITWSLEVVRGALLQGKGYADLRHDILNLAILTVILLPLGLFFSRIAIRKAKKDGSLVQY from the coding sequence GTGATCCGCGGCCTGAGGAAGCTCCTGGCGTTCCTCAAGCGGGACTTCCAATCGGAGGTGTCGTACCGCGTGGCGTTCCTGCTCCAGGTGGGCGGGATGCTGTTCTCGGTGGCGGCGTTCTACTTCGTCGCGAAGATGATGAACCCGAAGACCGAGGGGCTCAACGGGATCGAGCCGTTCCCGTGGATCCTGGTCGGGCTGGCGTTCCAGTACTATTTCTCCACGGCCCTCTACTCGTTCTCCGCGAAGATAAGGAGCGAGCAGATGCTGGGGACGCTCGAAGCCATGCTGGTGTCCCCGACCCCCACCTCGATCGTGATCTTCTCGGAGGCGGCCTGGGACTTCGCGTACGGAGCGATCCGGGTCGCGATCTACCTACTCTTCGCCACGCTGGTGTTCGGTGTGAAGCTCCACACGACCAGCCTGGGAACGCTCGCGGTCGGGATCTTCCTGACGCTCCTGTCGTCCGCCGGTCTCGGGATCCTGTCGGCCTCGTTCATCCTGTACTTCAAGCGCGGCGACCCGATCAACTTCTTCCTCTCGGCGCTCACGACCTTTTTCGGCAACGTGTTCTTTCCGTCGAAGCTCCTCCCCGGCTCGATCCAGTGGGTCTCGGGGTTCCTTCCGATCACCTGGTCGCTCGAGGTGGTCCGGGGAGCGTTGCTCCAGGGAAAGGGGTACGCCGATCTCCGCCACGACATCCTCAACCTCGCGATCCTGACCGTGATCCTGCTCCCCCTGGGGCTCTTCTTCTCGCGGATCGCGATCCGTAAGGCCAAGAAGGACGGCTCGCTCGTCCAGTACTGA
- the mdh gene encoding malate dehydrogenase, translated as MRKKITVIGGGYVGEHVAIGCAQKELGDVVLLDILEGIPQGKGLDLFESSPVHGFDSRIKGTNAREDVRGSDVVVITAGLARKPGMGLSDLLRRNAEIVQSCAEQVRSGSPDALVIVVSNPVDVMAWVAKTVAALPRERVVGMLGILDAARFRSFIAMELCVSVESVQALVLGSHGDAMVPLPRLATVGGVPLVELLPADRIEELVARTVRGDAEIVGLLKTGSAYHAPAAGVVEMVESVVKDKKKVLPCTAWLEGEYGIDGVFLGVPVVLGSEGVERVLELKLEPDELRALRAAAGDVKKAQEQLQL; from the coding sequence TTGCGGAAGAAGATCACGGTGATCGGCGGAGGCTACGTCGGGGAGCACGTGGCCATCGGCTGCGCCCAGAAGGAGCTGGGCGACGTCGTCCTGCTGGACATCCTCGAGGGGATCCCGCAGGGCAAGGGCCTCGACCTCTTCGAGTCGAGCCCGGTCCACGGGTTCGATTCGAGGATCAAGGGGACGAACGCCCGCGAGGACGTCCGGGGCTCCGACGTCGTCGTGATCACCGCGGGGCTGGCCCGGAAGCCGGGAATGGGACTTAGCGACCTCCTCCGGAGGAACGCCGAGATCGTCCAGTCGTGCGCCGAGCAGGTGAGATCGGGGTCGCCCGACGCGCTGGTCATCGTGGTCTCGAACCCCGTCGACGTGATGGCCTGGGTCGCGAAGACGGTCGCCGCGCTCCCGAGGGAGCGGGTGGTCGGCATGCTTGGGATCCTGGACGCCGCGCGCTTCCGCTCGTTCATCGCGATGGAGCTTTGCGTCTCGGTCGAGAGCGTGCAGGCGCTGGTGCTGGGGAGCCACGGCGACGCCATGGTCCCGCTTCCGCGGCTCGCGACCGTGGGCGGCGTTCCCCTCGTGGAGCTGCTGCCGGCGGACAGGATCGAGGAGCTGGTCGCGCGCACCGTCCGGGGGGACGCCGAGATCGTCGGGCTCCTCAAGACCGGGTCGGCCTATCACGCCCCCGCCGCCGGTGTCGTCGAGATGGTCGAGTCCGTGGTGAAGGACAAGAAGAAGGTCCTCCCGTGCACCGCCTGGCTCGAGGGGGAGTACGGGATCGACGGCGTCTTCCTCGGGGTCCCGGTCGTCCTCGGCTCGGAAGGGGTGGAGCGGGTCCTCGAGCTGAAGCTCGAGCCCGACGAGCTGCGTGCCCTGAGGGCGGCCGCTGGTGACGTGAAGAAAGCCCAGGAGCAGCTGCAGCTGTGA
- a CDS encoding mercuric reductase: protein MSPSLDEFDRALLDQVHPGDWTNPEPLDRYHLVVVGAGTGGLVSAAGAAALGAKVALVERHLMGGDCLNVGCVPSKALLGAARAWRGAGHAASGYGGPPVAGPGDFEAAMRRMRRLRASLAPHDGARRFAELGVHVFLGQGTFVAPDALEVDGRTLRFRRAVIATGARAAVPPIPGLAEAGYLTNETIFSLTELPESLAVIGAGPVGCEMAQAFARFGSRVSLFDGRDRILPRDDPDAADVVRLALARDGVDLHLGTRILQMEREDGRTRVRYEREGRELSVTASHLLVAAGRAPNVEGLGLEAAGVAFDRSGVAIDDRMRTSNRRIYAVGDVAPLHKFTHAADAHARIVLANALFFGRSRVSRLVVPWCTYTSPELAHAGMSLAEAERTGSEVETITVPMSDVDRAVLDGEDEGFLRVHFAKGSGRILGATLVAENAGDLIGELTLAITTGASLGAIGRTIHPYPTRSEVIRKAADAWRRTKLTPRTRRVLSLVLRLLR, encoded by the coding sequence ATGAGCCCTTCGCTCGACGAGTTCGACCGGGCGCTCCTCGATCAGGTCCACCCCGGCGACTGGACGAACCCCGAGCCTCTCGACCGCTATCACCTCGTCGTGGTCGGCGCGGGGACCGGAGGACTCGTGTCGGCAGCCGGCGCCGCGGCGCTCGGGGCGAAGGTCGCCCTGGTCGAGCGGCACCTCATGGGGGGCGATTGCCTCAACGTCGGGTGCGTTCCGTCGAAAGCCCTCCTCGGAGCCGCGCGAGCGTGGCGTGGCGCGGGTCATGCCGCGTCCGGATACGGCGGACCTCCGGTCGCGGGCCCGGGCGACTTTGAAGCGGCGATGCGGCGGATGCGTCGCCTCCGCGCCAGTCTCGCGCCCCACGACGGCGCGCGGCGGTTCGCGGAGCTGGGCGTCCATGTCTTCCTCGGCCAAGGGACGTTCGTCGCGCCGGACGCCCTCGAGGTGGACGGCCGCACGCTCCGCTTCCGCCGGGCGGTGATCGCCACCGGCGCCCGCGCCGCCGTCCCGCCGATCCCGGGGCTCGCCGAAGCAGGCTACCTGACCAACGAGACGATCTTCTCCCTCACGGAGCTGCCGGAGAGCCTGGCGGTGATCGGCGCCGGACCCGTGGGCTGTGAGATGGCGCAGGCCTTCGCGCGATTCGGCAGCCGGGTGTCGCTGTTCGACGGGCGCGACAGGATCCTCCCGCGCGACGACCCGGACGCCGCCGACGTCGTGCGTCTCGCCCTCGCGCGGGACGGGGTCGATCTCCACCTGGGCACGCGGATCCTGCAGATGGAGCGGGAGGACGGCCGGACGCGGGTGCGTTACGAGCGGGAGGGCAGGGAGCTTTCCGTCACGGCCTCCCACCTGCTCGTGGCGGCGGGGCGCGCGCCGAACGTCGAGGGACTCGGGCTCGAGGCGGCGGGGGTCGCGTTCGACCGGAGCGGTGTCGCGATCGACGATCGGATGCGCACCTCCAACCGGCGCATCTACGCGGTGGGGGACGTCGCCCCGCTGCACAAGTTCACCCACGCCGCGGACGCGCACGCTCGCATCGTCCTGGCCAACGCGCTGTTCTTCGGCCGGTCGCGGGTGAGCCGGCTCGTGGTGCCCTGGTGCACCTACACCAGCCCCGAGCTGGCCCACGCTGGGATGAGCCTCGCCGAGGCCGAGCGGACGGGCTCGGAGGTCGAGACGATCACGGTCCCGATGAGCGACGTGGACCGGGCGGTCCTCGACGGGGAGGACGAGGGGTTCCTCAGGGTGCACTTCGCGAAGGGGTCCGGCCGGATCCTGGGGGCGACGCTGGTCGCGGAGAACGCCGGCGACCTGATCGGCGAGCTGACGCTCGCCATCACCACTGGGGCGAGCCTGGGCGCGATCGGACGCACCATCCATCCTTACCCCACCCGGTCGGAGGTGATCCGGAAAGCCGCGGACGCGTGGAGGCGGACGAAGCTGACCCCGCGAACGAGACGGGTCCTGTCCCTGGTCCTTCGATTGCTACGGTAG
- a CDS encoding TVP38/TMEM64 family protein, with product MLPQLTGSVAALGAWGPVAFVAGYAVATIAFVPGSVLTLAAGAIFGLAAGTVYTLLGATLGASLAFLIARYAARGPVERRLAGSPRFAALDRAIGAEGRKIVFLLRLSPVFPFNLLNYALGLTRVRFSDYLTASAGMIPGTVLYVYYGKVIGDVASLAGGAGVSRGAGYWTVTVLGLAATVAATVLITRAARRALASAEASR from the coding sequence CTGCTGCCGCAACTCACGGGCTCGGTGGCGGCGCTCGGCGCGTGGGGCCCCGTGGCGTTCGTCGCCGGGTACGCGGTCGCCACGATCGCCTTCGTGCCGGGCTCGGTGCTGACCCTCGCCGCGGGGGCGATCTTCGGCCTCGCGGCGGGGACGGTCTACACGCTCCTCGGCGCGACGCTCGGCGCCTCGCTGGCGTTCCTGATCGCCCGTTACGCCGCGCGCGGGCCGGTCGAGAGGCGCCTCGCCGGGAGTCCGCGGTTCGCGGCGCTCGACCGGGCGATCGGCGCCGAGGGGCGGAAGATCGTGTTCCTGCTCCGCCTCTCCCCTGTCTTCCCGTTCAACCTGCTGAACTACGCGCTCGGCCTCACCCGCGTCCGGTTCTCGGACTACCTGACGGCGTCCGCCGGAATGATCCCGGGAACGGTGCTCTACGTGTACTACGGCAAGGTCATCGGGGACGTCGCGTCGCTCGCCGGCGGCGCCGGGGTGAGCCGCGGCGCCGGTTACTGGACGGTGACGGTGCTGGGCCTCGCGGCGACGGTCGCGGCCACGGTCCTGATCACGAGGGCGGCCCGCCGCGCGCTCGCCAGCGCGGAAGCGAGCCGATGA
- a CDS encoding TIGR04283 family arsenosugar biosynthesis glycosyltransferase, with protein MSGSSLVSIVIPVLDEERPLARCLAALTSEAAPWEAVVVDGGSRDRTREVARSFEGVRVIVAPRGRARQMNAGAAGTSGELLWFLHADCVPRPGAVAAIRRALDDPGTSLGAFRFRLDGDRRAYRLLEYGVAARVRLFGLPFGDQGLFLRRATFDAIGGFRDVPLFEDVYLVREARRRGRLARLPMPLPTSPRRWETRGLLRSSGTDLALLVLERLGVSAARLARIRERA; from the coding sequence GTGTCCGGCAGCAGCCTCGTGAGCATCGTGATCCCGGTCCTCGACGAGGAGCGCCCGCTGGCGCGATGCCTCGCGGCGCTGACCTCGGAGGCGGCTCCCTGGGAAGCGGTGGTCGTGGACGGCGGGAGCCGGGACCGGACCCGTGAAGTCGCTCGGTCGTTCGAGGGAGTGCGGGTGATCGTCGCTCCGCGGGGGAGGGCGCGCCAGATGAACGCCGGGGCCGCCGGGACGTCCGGCGAGCTCCTCTGGTTCCTCCACGCGGACTGCGTCCCGCGGCCGGGCGCAGTCGCCGCGATCCGCCGGGCGCTCGACGACCCCGGGACCTCCCTGGGCGCCTTCAGGTTCCGGCTCGACGGCGATCGGCGGGCGTACCGGTTGCTGGAGTACGGGGTGGCGGCGCGGGTGAGGCTCTTCGGGCTGCCGTTCGGCGACCAGGGGCTCTTCCTCCGTCGCGCGACCTTCGACGCGATCGGCGGGTTCCGCGACGTTCCGCTGTTCGAGGACGTCTACCTGGTGCGCGAAGCGAGGCGGAGGGGAAGGCTCGCGCGGCTCCCGATGCCGCTCCCGACCTCGCCGAGGCGCTGGGAGACTCGCGGGCTCTTGCGGAGCAGCGGAACGGATCTCGCGCTCCTCGTCCTGGAGCGGCTGGGCGTCTCGGCGGCGCGGCTGGCCCGCATCCGAGAGCGGGCGTGA
- a CDS encoding TIGR04282 family arsenosugar biosynthesis glycosyltransferase — MAGASPDRREALLVFLRYPIPGRTKTRLVPLLGEEGAAAVYRRVAEQVLRQASSLDRTAISRIAWVDPAERVRDAAAWIGPRFDTRPQPAEDLGARLERGFAAAFAEGARNVVAIGTDCPDVNAALLARAFDALDEFDAVLGPARDGGYYLLGLSRPLPVFRDVPWSTERVARATLELLERAGARVKLLETLRDLDTPEDLRALATVWPELLSPS, encoded by the coding sequence ATGGCAGGCGCGTCCCCGGACCGCAGAGAGGCTCTCCTCGTCTTCCTGAGGTATCCGATTCCGGGACGGACCAAGACGCGCCTCGTCCCGCTCCTCGGAGAGGAGGGTGCGGCGGCGGTCTACCGGCGCGTGGCGGAGCAGGTCCTGCGCCAGGCCTCGAGCCTCGACCGGACGGCGATCTCGCGAATCGCCTGGGTCGATCCCGCCGAACGGGTCCGGGACGCTGCGGCGTGGATCGGCCCTCGGTTCGACACGCGGCCGCAGCCCGCGGAGGATCTCGGCGCCCGCCTCGAGCGCGGTTTCGCCGCGGCGTTCGCCGAGGGCGCGCGAAACGTCGTCGCGATCGGGACCGATTGTCCCGACGTCAACGCGGCGCTCCTCGCGCGGGCCTTCGACGCCCTCGACGAGTTCGATGCGGTGCTGGGGCCGGCGAGGGACGGCGGCTACTACCTCCTCGGCCTGTCCCGTCCTCTCCCCGTCTTCCGCGACGTGCCCTGGTCCACCGAGCGGGTGGCGCGTGCGACCCTCGAACTCCTGGAGCGCGCCGGCGCCCGGGTGAAGCTGCTCGAGACGCTGCGCGATCTCGACACCCCCGAGGATCTCCGCGCTCTGGCGACGGTGTGGCCGGAACTTCTCAGCCCTTCGTGA
- the arsS gene encoding arsenosugar biosynthesis radical SAM protein ArsS (Some members of this family are selenoproteins.), with protein MSGSERIGPRDQLLALEAAGAPEFDDVLERHGVERLEADGVEVLQVNVGRVCNQTCAHCHVDAGPHRTESMGREVAEQCVEMLGRSGIPTLDITGGAPELNPSFRWLVERGRALGRRVIDRCNLTILLVPAYADLPDFLAAHRVEVVASLPSFRPLGTNGQRGQGVFEKSLEALRRLNRAGYGGGGDLRLHLVHNPVGAFLPASEASLEREYRRELEGRHGVVFDELHTLTNMPIGRFLESLEGTNGLERYLRLLVDSFNPAAARSVMCLTYLSVGWDGTLYDCDFNQMLGLAVDHGAPRTLAELLRTGIVRRRVVTGPHCFGCAAGSGSSCGGTLTKG; from the coding sequence ATGAGCGGTTCCGAGCGTATCGGCCCGCGGGACCAGCTCCTCGCCCTCGAGGCGGCCGGAGCCCCGGAGTTCGACGACGTGCTCGAGCGCCACGGCGTCGAGCGGCTCGAGGCCGACGGGGTCGAGGTCCTCCAGGTGAACGTCGGCCGGGTCTGCAACCAGACCTGCGCGCACTGTCACGTGGACGCCGGCCCGCACCGGACGGAATCCATGGGAAGGGAGGTCGCGGAGCAGTGCGTCGAGATGCTCGGCCGTTCGGGGATCCCCACGCTGGACATCACCGGCGGCGCCCCGGAGCTGAACCCGAGCTTCAGGTGGCTCGTCGAGCGGGGCCGCGCCCTCGGCCGACGGGTGATCGACCGGTGCAACCTGACGATCCTGCTGGTGCCCGCCTACGCCGACCTGCCGGACTTTCTCGCAGCGCACCGGGTTGAGGTGGTGGCCTCGCTGCCGTCGTTCCGGCCGCTCGGGACGAACGGGCAGCGCGGCCAAGGGGTGTTCGAGAAGAGCCTCGAAGCGCTCCGGCGGCTCAACCGGGCCGGCTACGGCGGCGGAGGGGACCTCAGGCTCCACCTGGTCCACAACCCGGTGGGGGCGTTCCTCCCCGCGAGCGAAGCGTCCCTCGAGCGGGAGTACCGGCGTGAGCTCGAGGGGCGGCACGGCGTCGTGTTCGACGAGCTGCACACGCTCACCAACATGCCGATCGGCCGGTTTCTCGAATCGCTCGAGGGCACGAACGGCCTCGAGAGGTACCTGCGCCTCCTCGTGGACTCGTTCAACCCCGCCGCCGCGAGGTCGGTCATGTGCCTTACGTATCTCTCGGTCGGGTGGGACGGGACGCTCTACGACTGCGACTTCAATCAGATGCTCGGTCTGGCGGTCGACCATGGCGCGCCGCGGACCCTCGCCGAGCTGCTGCGCACCGGCATCGTCCGGCGCCGCGTGGTGACGGGGCCGCACTGCTTCGGCTGCGCGGCGGGCTCGGGCTCCTCCTGCGGAGGCACCCTCACGAAGGGCTGA
- a CDS encoding arsenosugar biosynthesis-associated peroxidase-like protein: METYYRPHDLDRFSEMGLNREDLWAKFMDYYGAVFAEGALTAREKALIALGVAHAVQCPYCIDAYTQSSLRHGADLDQMTEAVHVANAIRGGASLVHGVQMRNVAAGLGLESR; encoded by the coding sequence ATGGAAACCTACTATCGCCCTCACGACCTCGACCGCTTCTCCGAGATGGGGCTGAATCGAGAGGATCTCTGGGCGAAGTTCATGGATTACTACGGCGCGGTGTTCGCGGAGGGAGCCTTGACCGCGAGGGAGAAGGCGCTCATCGCCCTCGGCGTCGCCCACGCCGTCCAGTGCCCGTATTGCATCGACGCTTACACCCAGTCCTCGCTGCGCCACGGGGCGGACCTCGACCAGATGACCGAGGCGGTCCACGTGGCCAACGCGATTCGGGGCGGCGCGAGCCTCGTCCACGGCGTCCAGATGAGGAACGTCGCCGCGGGCCTGGGCCTCGAGAGCCGATGA
- a CDS encoding cytidylate kinase-like family protein, with amino-acid sequence MGSDADRLRIERLIQRQIREWDLRRRLAEEGGEAARREIAHLPEGPWVAIAKQLGSDARRIAKALGGKLGWQLFDKEIVETIALETHTRERILSRLDEKAVGRFDDLLSELVVPNHLDQLTFLREMGKVIWALARQGHVILLGRGANWFLDPRYGLRVRVVAPFDTRVARVSERERIGPKEAASRVRETDASRAAFIRQVYHRDIDDPLGYDLVLNTEALDIETAAETVHGTLRRKLGAVV; translated from the coding sequence ATGGGCTCCGATGCCGACCGCCTGCGCATCGAGCGTCTGATCCAGCGCCAGATCCGGGAGTGGGACCTGAGGCGCAGGCTCGCCGAGGAGGGGGGGGAGGCCGCGCGCCGCGAGATCGCCCACCTTCCCGAGGGCCCCTGGGTCGCGATCGCCAAGCAGCTCGGCTCCGACGCCCGCCGCATCGCGAAAGCCCTCGGCGGGAAGCTCGGCTGGCAGCTCTTCGACAAGGAGATCGTCGAGACGATCGCCCTCGAGACCCACACCCGGGAGCGGATTCTGTCCCGCCTGGACGAGAAAGCCGTCGGAAGGTTCGACGACCTGCTCTCGGAGCTGGTCGTGCCGAACCATCTCGATCAGCTCACGTTTCTACGCGAGATGGGGAAGGTGATCTGGGCGCTGGCGCGGCAGGGGCACGTGATCCTGCTCGGTCGCGGCGCGAACTGGTTCCTGGACCCGCGCTACGGCTTGAGGGTTCGCGTCGTCGCCCCCTTCGACACCCGGGTCGCGCGCGTCTCGGAGCGCGAGAGGATCGGACCCAAGGAGGCGGCGAGCCGGGTGCGCGAGACCGACGCCTCCCGGGCCGCGTTCATCCGCCAGGTCTACCACCGCGACATCGACGACCCGCTCGGCTACGATCTCGTGCTGAACACCGAGGCCCTCGACATCGAGACCGCCGCCGAGACCGTGCACGGCACGCTCCGCCGCAAGCTGGGCGCGGTGGTCTGA